DNA sequence from the Haemorhous mexicanus isolate bHaeMex1 chromosome 24, bHaeMex1.pri, whole genome shotgun sequence genome:
GGCTCTGCATTAGTAGGGCCCCTGCATCGGTGAGGCTGGGCATCCTCCCAGGTGAGGCATTTGGCCGTGCCAGGTGAAGAAAGGGGCTTTTGTCTTCCAGGAGGCCGGGGCTGAGTAGGCAGCCCTGCGCGGGGTGCATGAGGACCGTGGGCTGTTCGGCGGTAACCGAGCCCGACCCCTTGGCATTTGCTGCCTTCACCGCTTCCCACGGCGGGAACAAGCGGCGCGTTCTGCAGGCGGCGGCGGGAGAAGAAAGGCCGCCTTGTCCGTCCTAGCAGTGGGGCGCCGGCTGGGGCGGCCGCGCTCCCGCCCCGCATTCCTGCAGCGGAGCcggctggagaggggctgcaTCCCCAGCAGGACGGGCTGGGCTGGCGCAGGCGTTCCTGGGTGCTGACGAGACAGGTGAGGGGCTCTGTTGGACGGCAGTGTTGCGGGACTGGGGACGTTGGGAAGCGATGGGATGCCAGGGTCACCCTCCAGCTCATGGGCGGGCAGGGCTGCTTGTGGAGTGGGGGGTGTTGGGTGGAGAGTttgggcagcaggcagcagaatCGGAGACCATCCCCCAGGTGGCCGGGATGGGGGTCCTCCATGGTTCTCACCCGGTCTCACCAGTACAACCATGCTGGGAAGGAGTTAACACCGGCACAAGATCCCACCCTGGCCCCGCTCCCTTCCTCTGCGGCAGCCTGGCCCCTCCCggcttttcctccttcctgaaAATAGTGACGGGACGTAGGTGTGAGGGGCAGGGGCTCGGCTGGGCCGCGGGGTCTCCAGATGCTGGGAAGTGCGGCACCGCAGTGCCCGGGGAACATGGGCACCCTGCCGCGGAGGGTCTCGCTCGGCACCAGGACCAGCTGGCAGGTAAGGGAGAGCAGGGATCCTGCCTGGGCAGCCGGCAAGCACTCGTCAACTGCTCTGGGGGGTTCCTTATCTCTAGGCCTCCCCTTGCCCCGGCTgagctgtccccatcccacgCGCTGTGGCTGTAGTCCCCACGGAGCCCTTGCTGTGGGGCCAGTCCTGCTGTTGCAGGAGGCGCCCGGGTTTCATCCAGGTCCTGGATCCCACGCTTGGTGTTTTCCAGCGTTTCATTTTTTCCACAGTGTGTAATAGCCGTTCACTCGCCCCCGCAGCTGAGCCTAGTGCTGGACGAGCGGGGTAGGGGGGGTCCCTCCAGGGGCTGGCTGGACAGTCGGCGATGCTGGCGAGAGCCGAGCCCGGGGCTCCTCCTGGCGGCCCCGGGACCGGCGTCTCCTAACGGGGATGGAGCACTTCCCATCTGCACTGCCCGGGAAGGGTTAAGCCCCAGTCAGCTAGTCCAGGGCGGAAGGGAGGGACGTAGGGAGCAGCAGACGGTAAATTTAGGTCCTCGGAGAATCCCGACATGGCGTGAGTGCCGAGTGACGGAAATTGTTCCTGCTCGAGTTGCCTCCCACTCACGCAGAGAATGTGTGGCAGCATGGCCGTTCCATGGGCGGTGGCCCTgcctgctggccacaggccTGTCGGCCACATGGGCAAGGGTATGAAACACTCGGCATGTGCACTATGAGCTGCTACTGGactgtgtgggagcagaggcaTGTGCCTGGGtaccagagctgggcactggtgTCATGGacaggggtgcccaggtgtgccacacagggcaggcaggtgttgctggggacagccagaaCTCGTGCTTGTGTGTGCTTTTCCAATGACAGCCATTGGGGTCTGGCTGCCCACAGCTCTTGGCATTTAAAGCATGCATTTCCAACACCATGCCTCCAAAACTGAATGCATGTGTAGTTTTCCTTCCCAGACTGTGCCTTGTCCTGACGCCTGGCACATGCATGGGTCTCCCCGGGTGGATGGGGATGTGTGCCTAGGTAGGGTGCCTGCCTTGGCAGGCAGGGATGTTCACTGGCTTCAGGCAGCTGCTGACATGATGAAGACAGGAGCTCAGGATGGCAAATGCTGGTTTGGAATGGGTAGGGTTCGTGCTCAGGCTGCTGCCCGGGATGTGCAGGAAAAATACATCAAGGCCATGCCCAGTGTGGTCACTCGTTCTGCTGTTCTGTTTCTTCTGGCAGCCTGTGTCTGGTACCATCCGACGCCTCCAGGAAGGCACCATGGAGGCATCTGGCAGGACCCCCACCAGCCCAACCCACAGAGTCCAGACTGTCATCCAGGTGAGCACACAGGAGGATCACAGGacctctgctctgtgggaaCAGGGGAATCTGGCTGGGagtcccctctgcagccagccccaccacTGGCACTGCCCTCCAGTCTCTCCCCAGTCTCAGCAAATCCTATTATGGGATCCTCAGCAAAGCCCATTGAGCTAAACGGCTGGCAACTGGGATCCTCTTAGATGCAGCCCAAGCCCCATGGATCTCCAGCTCCCTTCAGCTCACCTGAGCTTCCCGGGATAGGTAGCACAGGCAGGAGAGCCCTCCTCTCCTGCGTCTTGCTGCTGGACAGTCCTGCTGGCATGTGGCTGTGTCTGGGCGTTGATCCTGGCTGTGTGGCCAttttggagcagctctgccaggggggCAGTGCAGAGGACTGGGCTGCAGCTGCGGGAGCTGCAAgcatccctccctctcctcctacAGAACAGCCCCCTGGACCTGATTGACACGGGCAAGGGGCTGAAAGTGCAGACAGAGAAGCCACATTTGGTGAGCCTGGGCAGCGGTCggctcagcactgctgtcacactCCTGCCCCTGGAGGAAGGTGAGTGCCAGGGGGTCTCCATAGGCATGCTGGTGACAGAGACCACTCTGGTGACTGAGATACCctctctgctggcagggaggacTACCattggcacagctgggacagacatCGTCCTGCAGGGCCCCGGGCTGGCGCCCCAGCACTGCTACATCGAGAATGTGCGAGGGACACTCACCCTGCACCCCTGTGGCAATGCCTGTGCCATCGACAGCGTGCCACTGCAGCGGCCCATGCACCTCACCCAAGGTAGGAGCTGTGGGTCACTGGAGCCTTTTCCTGTGTGGTTGTGCCGTTGAGTATTGGGGTGTTTGAGGAGCCATCCAGTAACTGCATATCCCAGCTAGCATCCTGGTCTCTATGCTCTGCGGTGGGAACCTGCCAGGTCCTGGCACAGTTTGGGAGTTGGCTTTGCTGCGTGTGTCaagtgaggtgggaagggagagaCCCGGGTGGGCTGTGAAGAACAGCGGAGATGCTGAGCCAACTTTGGGAAGGGAGATGACCGAGGAAAACACCTTGGGTGTCCTCCCGACGGATGGCTGCCGGGACACTGCTGGTCTGCCTGCGTGGCTACAGGGCTTGGACCCGGCCGGCCCCCAAGGGCCGCTCCCAAGGAGCGTGGACAAAGCCTCAGGCCCTTCCCAcgccatcccagcccctgcacagctcccGTCTCGCTTCCCGGGGAGGACCCTCGGGCGGGGCGGGCGAGGCCCggccccccgcccctccccgggGGCGGTGCGGCGCTgcccgggcggcggcggcggcggcggtggcggtGTCGAGGTGAGTGCGGAGCTGCGGACCACGCGTGTCCGCGCCGGGCGGGGTTCGCTCCCGTTCCTCCGAGGGTCACGGAGCCAGGATGCCCCGCAGGCGGTGGCGCTGCGGCCCCCCCGCGCCTGCCCCGTCGCTCCGGGAAGGGGGGACCCACCCGCGTGGGCGCTGCCGCGGGCGGCCCGCGGGGGGACAATGGGAGCCACGTGGCCGCCGAGAAGGCTCCGGCGCTGCCGGGTCTCGCCGGTGCCACAGCAGGCAACGAGGGACATGGTAGGCTGCGGGGTGCGGGCAGGGCTCAGCGGAGCCGCCCATCCTCCTGTCCccgggggcaggcagggacatgacagagcagggacagcatcTGTGCAGGGCCCCAGCGGAATGAACTGCGGGGCTGTCAGGCCGACGCTCGTGGTGCCGTTTGGTGATTATTCGCTTTGCCGGGGCGACCTGTGGCTCCACTGGTGCCAGCACGTGGGGAAGGAAGAAGGCACAGGGCAATGATGTATCTCTCCGCGACAGCCGCTGCCAGGCTGGGCGTCGGCACTGCTCCCTGACAGGCGGGATGCCCTCGTTGGTTCGGGGTGAGCAGGACTCCGTCCCGCCCTGGCGCTCAGTCAGGGAACCAGGCTCCCGCGACGGCGACAGCAGTTAGTCTGTAGTGCTTCTTGCTGCGAGCTGGGCTGACGGGTGCTCCAAAAAAACACGTCCCCTCCAGCGAGGGATTTTCAGCAGCGGCTGTTGATATGGAGCGAGcctctccccagagccctggcaggCGCTTCAAAGTGGGGTGTGTCGGCAGCAACCCGCCTCCTAGCGCCTGATGCTCCCCGCTGCCAGCACATGCCTCCCCAGCACCGCGGGCAGCAGGTGAACGCAAAGCGAGCGCCCACggctctgctccccttcccttcctccgGTGCCTTCCTCCTCGGGGCTGCTCGGCAGCCTTGCCCCAAGAGGGCTGCTGCTTTGGGCCAAGAAGAGACACTTTGCaagcaggaacaggagctgtCTTGTCTGCAGCTGGCAGCCACGCAAGCCCTGGAGTGCTGCCAACTCCCCCGCGGCCCCCGGCGGGgaccccagctgtgcctgcgCCTGGGATGCGCTGCCGGCAGCTGCTGTAGTGACCTGGATTTCAGCCTCCCCTAAGCCTGTGCTGACAGCAGGAGCCCGCTCCCTGCCCGAGGGCGCGTCTTGGGGCGAGCAATGCCTGACTGCCTCCCTGCACTCTCCGGAGCTACTCTGATATTGCCCGCTAGCAGCTGaaccctctctcctctctccctagGGTGCACCATCTGCCTGGGCCAGACCACCTTCCTCCGCTTCAACCACCCTGCTGAGGCCAAGTGGATTAAGAGCATGATCCCTGCAGGGGGCAGAAACCCATCAGCTCTCTATGGGCTACCAGCCAGTAGGTGACCCCCCCCACCttgtcctgggcagggcagatAGATGCTGAAGTGCTCCCTGACCCATCAGCCTTCCCAGTGCCCAAtactctcccagccctgtcctatTGCACTCGGGCTcacacccagctgtgctgtgccatccATCAGCTCAGCATGGTATGGCAGCTGCGCTGGTATTTGCTAATGATTAATATCCCCTCAAAGAGGTTGACTGTGGGGGCACTGAGGCATGGCTTTCActtctgcccagcctggccatggcagagCCATCGCCCGTCGGAGCCCCCCCATTGCTTGGAGGCGGGTGTTTATGTGCtggagtggctgtgctggggctgtgaagGCCATTCTTCTGTGAAGGCCATAAGCTCATCTCATGAGCTTATCTTGCTGTGTCTGCCTGTCCGTGGGGCAGTAGGCCACGTGCCAGTACCGTGCCTGGTTCCCGGGGATGTCCAAATCTCCAGCACTGATCCCTGGGCTGGTAGCCCTtatccctgccccagccagcacaccctggcacagggagaggagctTGGCTGCCTTCCCATGCCACGTGTGTGTTGGGAAGGCAGCATGCCTGCAGCTGGGGGACGGGaggagggacacggggaggtGCTGTGGCCGAGGAGCATCATGCAACCATGCAGCATCCCGTGTGGGCCCCGAGTGCTCGCTCTCTGCCGCGCAGACCTGGGTGGGATCACACTGACAGGGCTGTGGCACATCTTTCCAGGCATgaaggcagtgccagctgccgTGGGGAAGCTGCTGGGTGCCGGGGGTGACGCAGCCTGGGTGGCAtgctgtcctggctgggctCCATGCCTGCTGCCATTTGCTAGTCCCCTGAGTGACAGGCACATCGGTGCTGCGCAGGGAGCACGGGGCAACTCAGACAGGGGCACCCTGGCCGGGGTGTGGGGAGGCCGTGGGCGACCTGGTGGTGATCCCGGACGTGCTGCAGGTCAGCAGCTTTTGGCTATTGCATCTCTGACCCCTTGCTGGGAAGCCAGAGTGTGCAGGGGGCAAATGGTGGGTGCCAGTGGGGGTtgagggcagctgctccccagggagtggagcagggagctgcaacGCAGGGAGGGTGGCTGTCCTCTCAGGTTTCTGTCTCCTGGGTGATGGGGCTAGCAGGATTCCAGCCTCCTCCCTGTCCCGGCTGGAGTGGGAAAGGGGGCAGCAGGGTGCAGGCAGGTTGGGGtgcagcagagaggggctgctACCCAGCTCTGACTCTGCAAGGCTGTGTGTAAGAATGATGCCAGGCTGCCCCATAGgacccagcccaggcaggggctgtggcagcGTCACACCACACTGATGCTTTCTCCTTTGTTTCCCTGCAGAATCTGAGGCCCTGGTGAATGGTGGCCACCAGCTGTCAGAGCGTGGGtgtcacagccacagctcccttgTCAGCTCCATTGAGAAGGATCTGCAGGACATCATGGACTCACTGGTGCTGGAGGAGTCCGCATCCCCTGGCATCCAGaagcctcctgcctgcagccaatCCCCCCTCTCTCCTGTGGTGAATGGGGGTGGGCGctgcctcctgtcccctccacccagccctggggctgcctcgGGGGGCTCCAGCTATGAGAacttctctcccctctcctccccagccagcagcagtagCTTCACCAGCCCCTCACTCAGCAGCCAAGAGCAaggcccagctgtgccaccccCTCTCCCACTGCGCTCCTCCAGCTACAACCATACTGTCCAACCCCCCGCTCTGCCTGGTGGGGGTTCTAGTGAGCCCTGGTCAGCTGAGAGGCTCGGGGACCACCGGGCGGGCAGCCCCCGGCTGACGCCCAGGGTGGTGCCACGGCCACGGGTGGCCCTGCAGGAGCGGCCCCCCAGTCCCTTCCGGGAGCCACGGGACTCTCTGGCCCCCGGCCGGCAGCCCACCAGCAGGGCAGTCCCAGAGGCCCGGCTGCAGCCCCCCGAGAGCCCACGGGTTGCCCGGAGGAACCTTGAGAGCATGCGGGAGCTGCCTCCCCTGAGTCCCTCCTTGTCACGCCGGGCTGCCAGCCCTCGGCTGGCCCCTgacaccccctccccacagccccggctgggcagggaggtCCCTGGCAGTCCCCGTGCCAGGCGCAAGGGCCTGGAGGAGTCGAAAGGTGCTGGGGGTCCTTCACCCCCAGTGCTGTCAGAGAACCCCATGCGACGTCCCAGTTTCAGTACTTGCCTGAGCCCCGCATACGGGCTGggctccccagctgtgccctcgCCCCGGCAGAGCCCCCGCGCCCCCAGGAAGCCTTTGGGGGACCCACGGCTGCCAGCAGGCTCACGGGAGCGCAAGAACAGCATCACTGAGATCAGTGACAACGAGGACGAATTGCTGGAGTACCATcggcggcagcagcaggagcgggTTCgggagcaggagatggagcGCCTGGTGAGccttggggctgggaggggacacattTGAGTGTGGGACACCCTCTTTGCAAATAGCTGTTGttgtttgctgctttgaaaCCTGGCCTTTGCCTCTTGAGGATTTaccacagctgccaggctgctggcttACCCCGGGGGATTATGGCTAGGAGCAGCCATCggtgctcagcagctctctgggaatACAAAGCCCCCAGGATACAGCAGCCTGTGGAAGCTGGTGGGGCTGGCATGACCCCAGGGTTACCGGCCAAAATGGTGGTGCCCCTGccttttcaaaactctccacaTCTTGTCCATCCCTGCTAGGGCCCAAtctgctggtggtggtggcGGCGTGGCTCTGTGGACATTGCATCTATATTTAGGGCTGATGGAGTTTTTATGGAACTGGCATCTGCCTGGATGAGGTTTGCCGTGTCTCTGCCAGTCGTGCAGGCcgagctgccagggctgtgtttgctcAGCCCTGACTCACGCCTGGCGCAGGCAGCCTGAGTCACCGCCTGGAAATAGCGGAGCCGCTCAGCAGCCGGCACTGCTGCCTGTAATTAGTCtgtctccagctccagcacatcCCGTGCCCGGCTCTGCTGCGGGGTCGGGCTGGCTGCATTGTGCTTTGTAACGTTGCCTGCCCATCCCAGCGTGCGGGGCCGTGTTTTGGTGGCCACCATTGGCACAGGGTTCtgtctgctcctgccacagcacgTGCTGGATGGGGACCATCTTGCTTACAGGAGCGGCAGCGCCTGGAGACCATCCTGAACCTCTGTGCTGAGTACACCAAGACAGACGGCACTGAGCCAGGTGATGTGCACAGGCTCCTAGCTGGTGACACGGATGCTGGTCAGTGGGTGCCCAGGGGTGCCATGACTCTGGGCCATGCTgtggaagagctgcagcagagggagagCGTGGAGAGATCAGATGAGGAGAACCTGAAGGAGGAGTGCAGCAGCACCGAGAGTACCCACCACGAGGTAAGGGGATATCTGTGCCATTCCGTTCCATGCCATGCTGCACTGTGCCATGCCAATCAGCCCCTTCCACAGCACGAGAAGCTGACAGGCCCCCGGGCCAAGGAGGCGCAGCGGCTGGAGGAGGAGCGTGCCGGTGTCCTCGGACGCCTGGACCAGCTGAAGGGTCGTGtcaaggagctggagcagcagctgcaggagacaTCGCGAGAGGTGAGAGggcaggggacagtgctggTCCCCTGCTGCTTGCTGCCCTCGCCAGTCAGCACTAAATACTAAGGGTATGAGCTAGATCTAGCTGGAGCAGCAATCCTGACATTGCTTTGTCTATCCAGGCAGAGATGGAGCGGGCGCTGCTGCAGGGTGAGCGGGAGTCAGAGGTGGTGCGGCTGcggcaggagcaggaggcagtgcagcagctgcaggagaagctcTCCAGCCTGGATGCCAGCATCCGCAAGGAGTGGGACAAGGTGAGCCCAGTCACAGGTTCCCACTGTCACCAGCTGtgccatcccctccctggcactcACAGCCCGTGCTGCAATGCCTCATGCTGCAGCATTCCCCTGCGGACACATTCTCCAGACCCTGGGCTCCGCAGAGGCTttggggagcagcccctgtggtCTGCATTTTGTGGGGatctgtctgtctgcctgcGCTTGGTCAAACACCTGTGCTGGAGGAGAGCACAGCCAATGCTCAGGAAGCATTTCAACCGCTGCCTGTTGCTCTGGCAGGGAGACTGAGGTGTGAGGCTTTCCAGatggctgctgcctgtggtggGCAGTGCCGAAGCAGAGGCCTTGGCTCTCCCCATTACCTGTCCTCGCTAGGGAACTGTGTCTTGCAGCAAGTCACCTCACTCTGCTGCACCTTCATGTGTGATGGCAGCTGTTGCTGTAGTGTTTGGCTTGCTGGCGGTGGCTGGGAAACCACTGCAGTGTTTATCTTGGTGGCTTTAGGAGAGGGTCCTGGCCCCCTTCCCCCTATGTTGCCTGTGGTGCAGTTACTGCCTGAAGGCACCCATGACACTGTGTATGTGGCATGTTTGTCCCAGCTGCTGGTTGCTGGCTGTCCCACAGCCTTGCAGGCAGTGTGGCATGGCCTTGTTGacaggaaagctgctgggatccggtccctgctgcctgcagccattGTCCCTGTGCAGCCTATGCCAAGgtcccaccagcagctctgtgccacctTCATGTGGCATCAGTGTCCCTTGGGGTCTGGCCTGCCCCATGGCTGTGGGTGCCAGGGCTATTGGGATGCCTGTGGCCTGGCAGAGTCGTGCCTCCCAGTGGTGCTCCTACagcatttggggattttgttctggttttggtcTTCCAGCCCTTTGTAGGTATCTTCTGTAGCCAGGGACAGCCTcatgcagaggcaggagaggagcgCAGGGGAAGCCCTCTCCCAACCTCTCTGCTGACCTAACCACCCACTTTCCTAACCCATCTGCACTATTCACACTAACAGTGCCTGCTCTGAACTCTGCCATCACCTCTGACATCTCTGCATGTCCAGGAGCCCCCAGGCaatccacagctcctctcctggggCATCTGCCTGTACCAGCCTTGCCTCCCTGCCAGCATGTCCCCTCATAGCCCTTTTCATGAGGTCCCATCTCTGTGTGGAGCACAGGGTTCCTTGCAGCAAGCATTTCTTAATGCCAAGCCCCCATATGGTACTGCCAAACCTGTGGGTGGTTCCCCTATGCCAGTCCCATGTTGCTGGCCCTATTTTACTGCTCCTGTGGGCAGGCCcctcatcccagcccaggagtcAGTGTCTACTCTGCTGCTGACTCTTCATAGCGTGAGCATCTCTTGCTGGACCACAGCCTCCTGTTTTCACTGCTGCCCGGTGCCGCCCTCTCCTTCTAATGGATGAGGGTGGTCCATGACCTCAGGCTGCATTCAGGACCTGCAGTTCCTAACTGGTAGCAGTTAACAAAGCCAGTTAGTGGTTATTGTGGTGCAGCCGTGTGCAGGATTGGGATGACTTGAACCATACTACGATGAGCATTGATCTTTTTGTCGGCTTGCAAGTTTGTTCTTGGAAACACGAAGCTGAGGTCAAGGGTTGGCTGTAGCTCCTCTAACGCTGCTTGGCCAGCTCCTGTGTCCCTTGATCTCTGGATCCCCCTGTAGCTGCCATGATGCTCCTTCTCCTGAGCCCCCTCTCTCTCCAGCTGAGCCCCTCTCTAACTCACAGCTTCTGCATGGCGCCCATTTGAGAAGTgtgtcttctttcttttttttttccttttcctttttttttgttttgtcttgttctCCCCTGATTCAGGAAAGGGCAAAGGTTGATGCTGAAAGGAAGGAGCTAGAGCAACTCCAGGCGCTTTACCATGAGTCGAAGAGCCACCTTGCTAAGTGCCCCGAGTCAATGCGGGAGCAATTGCAGGAGCAGATGCGAAGGGTCAGTgtctccccccacccctcccggAC
Encoded proteins:
- the PHLDB1 gene encoding pleckstrin homology-like domain family B member 1 isoform X6 yields the protein MEASGRTPTSPTHRVQTVIQNSPLDLIDTGKGLKVQTEKPHLVSLGSGRLSTAVTLLPLEEGRTTIGTAGTDIVLQGPGLAPQHCYIENVRGTLTLHPCGNACAIDSVPLQRPMHLTQGCTICLGQTTFLRFNHPAEAKWIKSMIPAGGRNPSALYGLPAKSEALVNGGHQLSERGCHSHSSLVSSIEKDLQDIMDSLVLEESASPGIQKPPACSQSPLSPVVNGGGRCLLSPPPSPGAASGGSSYENFSPLSSPASSSSFTSPSLSSQEQGPAVPPPLPLRSSSYNHTVQPPALPGGGSSEPWSAERLGDHRAGSPRLTPRVVPRPRVALQERPPSPFREPRDSLAPGRQPTSRAVPEARLQPPESPRVARRNLESMRELPPLSPSLSRRAASPRLAPDTPSPQPRLGREVPGSPRARRKGLEESKGAGGPSPPVLSENPMRRPSFSTCLSPAYGLGSPAVPSPRQSPRAPRKPLGDPRLPAGSRERKNSITEISDNEDELLEYHRRQQQERVREQEMERLERQRLETILNLCAEYTKTDGTEPGDVHRLLAGDTDAGQWVPRGAMTLGHAVEELQQRESVERSDEENLKEECSSTESTHHEHEKLTGPRAKEAQRLEEERAGVLGRLDQLKGRVKELEQQLQETSREAEMERALLQGERESEVVRLRQEQEAVQQLQEKLSSLDASIRKEWDKERAKVDAERKELEQLQALYHESKSHLAKCPESMREQLQEQMRREAEALETEAKLFEDLEFQQLERESHLEEEREARGQQLLQSRAECHRSIARRKERVAALDAQAAQIRLQSAQEAERLARERSSVLQLLQKEKEKLVSLERRYQLVTGGRSFPKMSSALREETLHISEPYELLEGTKPLSPLPAAAASLASPATYSYPKAQEVYRAKTEGGAGVLTPRMKSGTPSSSQLNLSVLERSPSPKLTTCCPAQGPPSPAGSLSRNLVATLQDIETKRQLALQQKAKLLPAESLQTGNLPGRQVIEEQKRRLAELKQKAAAEAQSQWEALHGQPPFPTAFPRLVHHSILHHSRPHGAGPRAEELDHAYDTLSLESSDSMDTSISLGNNSACSPDNISSASGMETGKIEEMEKMLKEAHEEKSRLMESREREMELRQQALEEERWRREQLERRLQDETVRRQKLVEKEVKLREKHFSQARPLTRYLPIRKEDFNLRLHIESSGHNIDTCYHIILTEKMCKGYLVKMGGKIKSWKKRWFVFDRMKRTLSYYVDKHETKLKGVIYFQAIEEVYYDHLRSAAKSPNPALTFCVKTHDRLYYMVAPSAEAMRIWMDVIVTGAEGYTQFMN
- the PHLDB1 gene encoding pleckstrin homology-like domain family B member 1 isoform X7 — its product is MLGSAAPQCPGNMGTLPRRVSLGTRTSWQPVSGTIRRLQEGTMEASGRTPTSPTHRVQTVIQNSPLDLIDTGKGLKVQTEKPHLVSLGSGRLSTAVTLLPLEEGRTTIGTAGTDIVLQGPGLAPQHCYIENVRGTLTLHPCGNACAIDSVPLQRPMHLTQGCTICLGQTTFLRFNHPAEAKWIKSMIPAGGRNPSALYGLPAKSEALVNGGHQLSERGCHSHSSLVSSIEKDLQDIMDSLVLEESASPGIQKPPACSQSPLSPVVNGGGRCLLSPPPSPGAASGGSSYENFSPLSSPASSSSFTSPSLSSQEQGPAVPPPLPLRSSSYNHTVQPPALPGGGSSEPWSAERLGDHRAGSPRLTPRVVPRPRVALQERPPSPFREPRDSLAPGRQPTSRAVPEARLQPPESPRVARRNLESMRELPPLSPSLSRRAASPRLAPDTPSPQPRLGREVPGSPRARRKGLEESKGAGGPSPPVLSENPMRRPSFSTCLSPAYGLGSPAVPSPRQSPRAPRKPLGDPRLPAGSRERKNSITEISDNEDELLEYHRRQQQERVREQEMERLERQRLETILNLCAEYTKTDGTEPGDVHRLLAGDTDAGQWVPRGAMTLGHAVEELQQRESVERSDEENLKEECSSTESTHHEHEKLTGPRAKEAQRLEEERAGVLGRLDQLKGRVKELEQQLQETSREAEMERALLQGERESEVVRLRQEQEAVQQLQEKLSSLDASIRKEWDKEAEALETEAKLFEDLEFQQLERESHLEEEREARGQQLLQSRAECHRSIARRKERVAALDAQAAQIRLQSAQEAERLARERSSVLQLLQKEKEKLVSLERRYQLVTGGRSFPKMSSALREETLHISEPYELLEGTKPLSPLPAAAASLASPATYSYPKAQEVYRAKTEGGAGVLTPRMKSGTPSSSQLNLSVLERSPSPKLTTCCPAQGPPSPAGSLSRNLVATLQDIETKRQLALQQKAKLLPAESLQTGNLPGRQVIEEQKRRLAELKQKAAAEAQSQWEALHGQPPFPTAFPRLVHHSILHHSRPHGAGPRAEELDHAYDTLSLESSDSMDTSISLGNNSACSPDNISSASGMETGKIEEMEKMLKEAHEEKSRLMESREREMELRQQALEEERWRREQLERRLQDETVRRQKLVEKEVKLREKHFSQARPLTRYLPIRKEDFNLRLHIESSGHNIDTCYHIILTEKMCKGYLVKMGGKIKSWKKRWFVFDRMKRTLSYYVDKHETKLKGVIYFQAIEEVYYDHLRSAAKSPNPALTFCVKTHDRLYYMVAPSAEAMRIWMDVIVTGAEGYTQFMN